One segment of Amycolatopsis alba DSM 44262 DNA contains the following:
- a CDS encoding dihydrolipoyl dehydrogenase family protein — MIVIGGGPVGEVAAERAARGGLRVALVEHERFGGECSYWACIPSKALLRPGNLLAAAKRVPGVPVGDAVDPAKVFARRDWFTGKGDDTGQVKWAEGVGIAPIRGHGRITGEREVTVDGGDVLTARHAVIVATGSVPRTPSIPGLDTISPWGSREATSAEAVPRRLGVLGGGVVGVEMAQAFATLGAEVHLIISGARPLPRLPDFAGDAVVAGLREAGVIVHTGSGLDSVSAVDGGKELALKGGDRLIVDELLVATGRGPATGGLGVETLGLEAGAPLKTDDNGRVSAVDGDWLFAVGDVTGRAPLTHQGKYAARTTGDAVAAQAAGKSVDSAAWSAHSATADHHAIPQVVFTDPEVASVGLAGPEEGKPHRVVDIDIAVAGSSLHADGYAGKARIVVDTERGVLVGATFVGQDVSELLHSATIAIVGEVPLSRLWHAVPSFPTISEVWLRLLEAYGL, encoded by the coding sequence GTGATCGTGATCGGAGGCGGCCCGGTCGGCGAGGTCGCCGCCGAACGGGCAGCGCGTGGCGGACTGCGGGTCGCCCTCGTCGAACACGAGCGCTTCGGCGGCGAATGTTCTTACTGGGCCTGCATTCCGAGCAAGGCGCTGCTGCGGCCGGGGAACCTCCTCGCCGCCGCCAAGCGGGTCCCCGGTGTCCCGGTGGGCGACGCGGTGGACCCGGCCAAGGTGTTCGCGCGCCGGGACTGGTTCACCGGCAAGGGAGACGACACCGGACAGGTCAAGTGGGCCGAAGGCGTCGGGATCGCCCCGATCCGCGGCCACGGCCGGATCACCGGTGAGCGGGAGGTCACGGTCGACGGCGGTGACGTGCTGACCGCGCGGCACGCCGTGATCGTCGCCACCGGCAGCGTCCCGCGGACACCGTCGATCCCCGGACTGGACACCATTTCCCCGTGGGGCTCGCGGGAGGCGACTTCGGCGGAAGCGGTCCCGCGCCGGCTCGGCGTACTCGGCGGCGGTGTCGTCGGCGTCGAAATGGCACAGGCCTTCGCGACACTCGGCGCCGAAGTCCACTTGATCATCTCGGGGGCGCGTCCCTTGCCGAGGCTGCCGGACTTCGCGGGCGACGCCGTCGTCGCGGGACTCCGCGAAGCCGGAGTGATCGTGCACACGGGCTCGGGTCTCGACTCCGTGTCCGCTGTGGACGGTGGTAAGGAATTGGCCCTGAAGGGTGGCGACCGGTTGATCGTCGACGAGCTGCTCGTCGCCACCGGTCGCGGCCCGGCGACCGGCGGGCTCGGCGTGGAGACGCTCGGGCTCGAAGCGGGCGCGCCGCTCAAGACGGACGACAACGGCCGCGTGTCCGCTGTGGACGGTGACTGGCTGTTCGCCGTCGGGGACGTCACCGGCCGGGCGCCGCTGACCCATCAGGGCAAGTACGCCGCCAGGACCACCGGTGACGCGGTGGCGGCGCAGGCGGCGGGCAAGTCCGTCGACTCCGCCGCGTGGAGCGCGCACAGCGCCACGGCCGACCACCACGCCATCCCGCAGGTCGTCTTCACCGATCCGGAAGTCGCCTCGGTCGGGCTCGCCGGACCCGAGGAAGGCAAGCCGCACCGCGTCGTCGACATCGACATCGCTGTCGCCGGTTCGTCACTGCACGCGGACGGTTACGCGGGCAAGGCCCGGATCGTCGTCGACACCGAACGCGGTGTCCTCGTCGGCGCGACTTTCGTCGGGCAGGACGTGTCCGAACTGCTGCACTCGGCGACCATCGCGATCGTGGGGGAGGTCCCGCTGTCGCGGCTGTGGCACGCGGTCCCGTCGTTCCCCACGATCAGTGAGGTGTGGCTGCGGCTGCTGGAGGCGTACGGCCTTTAG
- a CDS encoding ACP S-malonyltransferase: protein MTAAVLAPGQGSQAPGMLSPWLELDGARARVEAWSERAGLDLVRLGTEADAEEIQDTAITQPLIVALSLLAFEHLQRAAPVAADAPVAGHSVGELAAAAIAGVLSPEDAVALAAVRGAEMAKACALEPTSMAAVMLGDPEQVVAWLDGHGLAAANRNGAGQIVASGAADAIERIVAEPLEGTKVRALKVAGAFHTSYMAPAREALAAHAAKITPADPTRPLLSNADGQVVTSGAEYLDRLVKQVTSPVRWDLTMDGLVSAGVTSTLELPPAGTLTGLVKRQLKGTVTTTIALKTPAELAKLQGQEDAS from the coding sequence GTGACAGCAGCAGTCCTCGCCCCCGGTCAGGGTTCCCAAGCCCCAGGCATGCTCTCCCCTTGGCTCGAGCTCGACGGCGCCCGCGCGCGCGTCGAAGCCTGGTCCGAGCGGGCCGGTCTCGATCTCGTCCGCCTCGGCACCGAAGCGGACGCCGAAGAGATCCAGGACACCGCGATCACGCAGCCGCTGATCGTGGCGCTGTCACTGCTGGCCTTCGAGCACCTTCAGCGTGCGGCCCCGGTCGCCGCGGACGCGCCGGTCGCCGGGCACTCCGTCGGCGAGCTGGCCGCCGCCGCCATCGCCGGGGTGCTGAGCCCCGAAGACGCCGTCGCGCTGGCCGCCGTCCGCGGCGCGGAGATGGCGAAGGCGTGCGCACTGGAGCCCACGAGCATGGCCGCGGTCATGCTCGGCGACCCGGAGCAGGTCGTCGCCTGGCTCGACGGCCACGGCCTCGCCGCGGCGAACCGCAACGGCGCAGGCCAGATCGTCGCCTCCGGTGCCGCCGACGCGATCGAGAGGATCGTGGCCGAGCCGCTGGAGGGCACCAAGGTCCGCGCGCTCAAGGTCGCGGGCGCCTTCCACACCTCCTACATGGCACCCGCGCGTGAAGCGCTGGCCGCCCACGCTGCGAAGATCACCCCGGCGGACCCGACGCGTCCGCTGCTGTCGAACGCCGACGGCCAGGTCGTCACCAGCGGGGCCGAATACCTCGACCGGCTGGTCAAGCAGGTCACAAGCCCGGTGCGCTGGGATCTGACCATGGACGGTCTGGTCTCCGCGGGCGTCACCTCGACGCTCGAACTGCCGCCGGCGGGCACGCTGACCGGGCTGGTCAAGCGGCAGCTCAAGGGAACCGTGACCACCACCATCGCACTGAAGACACCCGCCGAGCTGGCGAAACTTCAGGGGCAGGAGGACGCTTCGTGA
- a CDS encoding beta-ketoacyl-ACP synthase III yields the protein MTDRSTLLQAQGAAGTRILGVGSFQPEKIVTNDDLSKIMDTNDQWIRERVGIVERRFAEKDESLVDMAVKAGTAALADAGVDPSEVDTVILPNCTMPTQIPNAAAQVADRIGITHPAAFDLNAACAGFCYGLGVASDLIRAGSAKKALVIGAEKLTDHVDPVDRGNAIIFADGAGAAVVGAADTAQIGPVSWGSAGEHVDLIYMRDDRWIYQEGQSVFRWATTQIAPIALRALELAGLEPSDVDVLIPHQANLRIVEAIAKKLRAKGAREDMVVADDIRYSGNTSSASIPLALDHMRKAGTAKQGDVVLAVGFGAGLSYAGQAFICP from the coding sequence GTGACCGACCGATCCACCTTGCTGCAGGCGCAGGGCGCCGCCGGGACCCGCATCCTCGGTGTCGGAAGCTTCCAGCCCGAGAAGATCGTGACCAACGACGATCTCTCGAAGATCATGGACACCAACGACCAGTGGATCCGCGAGCGGGTCGGCATCGTCGAGCGCCGGTTCGCCGAAAAGGACGAGTCGCTGGTCGACATGGCGGTCAAAGCGGGCACCGCCGCACTGGCCGACGCCGGCGTGGATCCGTCCGAAGTGGACACGGTCATCCTGCCGAACTGCACGATGCCCACCCAGATCCCGAACGCCGCCGCCCAGGTCGCGGACCGGATCGGCATCACGCATCCGGCCGCTTTCGACCTCAACGCCGCTTGTGCCGGTTTCTGCTACGGCCTCGGTGTCGCGTCCGACCTCATCCGGGCGGGCAGCGCGAAGAAGGCGCTCGTCATCGGTGCCGAGAAGCTCACCGACCACGTCGACCCGGTCGACCGCGGGAACGCGATCATCTTCGCCGACGGAGCGGGCGCGGCGGTGGTCGGCGCGGCCGACACGGCGCAGATCGGCCCGGTCTCCTGGGGCAGCGCCGGCGAGCACGTCGACCTGATCTACATGCGCGACGACCGGTGGATCTACCAGGAGGGCCAGTCGGTCTTCCGGTGGGCGACCACGCAGATCGCGCCGATCGCCTTGCGGGCGCTGGAACTGGCCGGGCTCGAACCGTCCGATGTGGACGTCCTGATCCCGCACCAGGCCAACCTGCGGATCGTCGAAGCCATCGCCAAGAAGCTGCGGGCCAAGGGCGCCCGCGAGGACATGGTCGTGGCCGACGACATCAGGTACTCGGGCAACACCTCGTCCGCGTCCATCCCCCTCGCGCTGGACCACATGCGCAAGGCGGGCACCGCGAAGCAGGGCGACGTCGTACTCGCCGTCGGCTTCGGGGCCGGACTCTCCTACGCGGGCCAGGCCTTCATCTGCCCGTGA
- a CDS encoding S8 family serine peptidase encodes MAVSRPWRRRAALVVALLAVPAAGMVPAQAAGPLAPVAPGLARLLSAVTGATGVTALVHADDVATAERAARGAGLAKITSFGKIGVVAVRGTADQVRAVRGAAGVTYVEGNEKLKAHGSAGTTATRSLQTQAQLKDAGGAPVDGRGVSVAIIDTGVDPTHPAFKGADGKTRVVRSLKSLCLDGTATNCIVDVPTAVDTDTLSLGGHGTHVTGIAAGNQLTLPDGTKVGGSAPGSKIVSVSTGAALLVLGTDAALNWVLENHKAPCGAGVAASVCPPIKVTNNSYGPSGGGGFDPNSATVKLQRALAAEGVVTVWANGNDGGDGSANLSNPPGQDQTPGVLSVASSNDQGTGTRDGTVSDFSSRGLKTDQASWPDVSAPGENILSSCRPTQPICTQGLQSKNGPGPLDLATYNVISGTSMAAPQITGIVAQLFQVAPNASPGDIEAAIKGTAYKFTNGSPYVAAGPYTSSFDKGTGLVDTFAAATSLGAQG; translated from the coding sequence ATGGCCGTATCTCGCCCCTGGCGTCGACGCGCCGCGCTCGTCGTCGCCCTGCTCGCCGTCCCGGCCGCGGGGATGGTCCCCGCGCAGGCCGCGGGACCGCTCGCACCCGTCGCCCCCGGACTCGCCCGGCTGCTCTCGGCCGTCACCGGCGCCACGGGGGTGACGGCGCTCGTGCACGCCGACGACGTCGCCACCGCCGAACGAGCCGCCCGCGGGGCCGGGCTCGCGAAGATCACCTCGTTCGGGAAGATCGGCGTCGTCGCCGTGCGGGGAACCGCGGACCAGGTGCGCGCAGTCCGGGGCGCGGCCGGGGTCACCTACGTCGAAGGCAACGAGAAGCTCAAGGCACACGGCAGCGCCGGCACCACGGCGACCCGCAGCCTGCAGACGCAGGCGCAGCTCAAGGACGCCGGTGGCGCCCCGGTGGACGGCAGGGGTGTCTCCGTCGCGATCATCGACACCGGCGTCGACCCGACGCATCCCGCGTTCAAAGGCGCCGACGGCAAGACACGGGTGGTGCGCAGCCTCAAGAGCCTCTGTCTCGACGGGACCGCGACGAACTGCATCGTGGACGTGCCGACCGCCGTCGACACCGACACCCTTTCCCTCGGCGGTCACGGCACGCACGTCACCGGCATCGCCGCCGGGAACCAGCTGACGCTGCCCGACGGCACCAAGGTCGGCGGCTCGGCGCCGGGCTCGAAGATCGTCTCGGTCTCGACCGGCGCGGCGCTGCTCGTGCTCGGGACGGACGCGGCGCTGAACTGGGTGCTGGAGAACCACAAGGCGCCTTGCGGCGCGGGCGTCGCGGCGTCGGTGTGCCCGCCGATCAAGGTGACCAACAACTCCTACGGTCCCAGCGGTGGCGGCGGCTTCGACCCGAACTCGGCGACGGTGAAGCTGCAACGCGCGCTCGCCGCGGAAGGCGTCGTCACGGTGTGGGCGAACGGGAACGACGGCGGCGACGGCTCGGCGAACCTCTCCAACCCGCCGGGGCAGGACCAGACGCCGGGCGTGCTCTCAGTGGCGTCGTCCAACGACCAGGGGACCGGCACCCGCGACGGCACGGTCTCCGACTTCTCCTCGCGCGGCCTCAAGACCGACCAGGCCAGCTGGCCGGACGTTTCCGCGCCGGGGGAGAACATCCTCTCGTCCTGCCGTCCCACGCAGCCGATCTGCACGCAGGGCCTCCAGTCCAAGAACGGCCCTGGGCCGCTGGATCTCGCGACCTACAACGTGATCAGCGGGACCTCGATGGCGGCGCCGCAGATCACCGGGATCGTCGCGCAGCTGTTCCAGGTCGCGCCGAACGCGAGCCCCGGTGACATCGAGGCGGCGATCAAGGGCACGGCGTACAAGTTCACGAACGGCTCGCCGTACGTGGCGGCCGGGCCGTACACGTCGAGCTTCGACAAGGGCACCGGCCTGGTGGACACCTTCGCCGCGGCGACGTCCCTCGGCGCCCAGGGCTGA
- a CDS encoding DUF3145 domain-containing protein, with protein MSTRGNTRGVVYVHSSPSAVCPHVEWAISGTLGARVELKWTAQPASPGQLRAECGWRAPSGTGGKLASALKAWPMIRFEVTEEPSAGVDGERFCFAPGLGLWHGRTSANGDIVVGEDQLRALVSKVRAGESLAHKLDELLAANWDEALEPYRHAGDGAPVTWLHQVG; from the coding sequence GTGAGCACCCGTGGCAACACCCGTGGCGTGGTGTACGTCCACTCGTCGCCGTCTGCGGTCTGTCCGCACGTCGAGTGGGCTATTTCGGGCACCCTCGGGGCCCGAGTCGAGTTGAAGTGGACGGCGCAGCCCGCCAGTCCAGGACAGCTCCGCGCCGAATGTGGTTGGCGTGCGCCTTCGGGCACCGGCGGAAAGCTGGCGTCCGCGCTCAAGGCGTGGCCGATGATCCGGTTCGAAGTCACCGAAGAGCCCAGTGCGGGGGTCGACGGTGAGAGGTTCTGTTTCGCTCCGGGCCTCGGCCTGTGGCACGGCAGGACCAGTGCCAACGGCGACATCGTCGTGGGCGAGGACCAGTTGCGAGCCCTCGTGAGCAAGGTCCGCGCCGGTGAATCCCTGGCGCACAAGCTCGACGAGCTCCTCGCCGCCAACTGGGACGAAGCGCTCGAACCGTACCGGCACGCCGGTGACGGCGCCCCGGTCACCTGGCTGCACCAAGTCGGGTAG
- a CDS encoding cation-translocating P-type ATPase has protein sequence MAIDQPSVLTDASRGLSSEEVAQRVAAGQTNTVSTKTSRTTGEIIRANVFTRINAIYGVLFVLILSTGYFIDGLFGGLIIVNSAVGIIQELRAKRTLERLAIVGQAKPTVRRDGQSAEIAPEDVVLGDLVELGPGDKIVVDGPALTADALEVDESLLTGESDPVVKQPGDKVLSGSFVVAGSGTYRADVIGDESYAAKLAAEASKFTLVKSELRQGIDKILKFITYLLVPAGALTIYNQLAGDQAWPDALRGMVAALVPMVPEGLVLMTSVALAVGVIRLGKRQCLVQELPAIEGLARVDVVCADKTGTLTENAMRLSEVREITPGHPVDDVLAALAAADPRPNASLQAIAEAHGTDPGWRVTTTMPFSSARKWSGASFGADGDWVLGAADVLLPEGEHRAEAEKIGSRGLRVLLLGRAERAVDAAEGPGNIEPVALVVLEQKVRPDAKDTLDFFAHQNVAVKVISGDNAISVGAVAGTLDLPGADKPVDARKLPEDAEKLADTVEERAVFGRVTPLQKRAMVGALQSKGHTVAMTGDGVNDVLALKDADIGVAMGAGSPATRAVAQIVLLDDKFATLPHVVAEGRRVIGNIERVSNLFLTKTVYSVLLALMVGIAQVPFPFLPRHITITAWFTIGLPAFVLSLAPNNERARSGFVGRVMRMAVPAGLVIAAATFVSYLLVYKGSGQSELDKIQAGTTALITLITIALWVLGIVARPYRWWKILLIGGMVVLTLALFLIPFTQKFFALDPSVSAYTLSAFACAGVGIVLVEAAWWIGRHLVKRSEA, from the coding sequence ATGGCAATTGACCAGCCGTCCGTGCTGACCGACGCCTCGAGGGGGCTCAGCAGCGAAGAGGTCGCCCAACGGGTGGCCGCGGGCCAGACGAACACGGTCTCGACGAAGACCAGCCGGACCACCGGCGAGATCATCCGCGCGAATGTCTTCACCCGGATCAACGCGATCTACGGCGTGCTGTTCGTCCTCATCCTGTCGACGGGGTACTTCATCGACGGGTTGTTCGGCGGACTGATCATCGTCAACAGCGCGGTCGGCATCATCCAGGAACTCCGGGCGAAGCGGACTTTGGAACGGCTCGCCATCGTCGGGCAGGCGAAGCCGACGGTCCGCCGGGACGGGCAGAGCGCCGAGATCGCCCCGGAAGACGTCGTCCTCGGGGACCTCGTCGAACTGGGACCCGGCGACAAGATCGTCGTCGACGGCCCGGCGCTGACGGCCGACGCGCTGGAGGTCGACGAGTCGCTGCTGACCGGGGAATCCGACCCGGTGGTCAAGCAGCCCGGCGACAAGGTGCTGTCCGGCAGCTTCGTCGTCGCGGGCAGCGGCACCTACCGCGCGGACGTCATCGGCGACGAGTCCTACGCGGCGAAACTGGCCGCGGAGGCCAGCAAGTTCACGCTGGTGAAGTCGGAACTGCGGCAGGGCATCGACAAGATTCTCAAGTTCATCACCTACCTGCTCGTCCCGGCGGGCGCGCTGACCATCTACAACCAGCTCGCGGGCGACCAGGCGTGGCCGGACGCGCTGCGCGGCATGGTCGCGGCGCTCGTGCCGATGGTGCCCGAAGGCCTGGTGCTGATGACCAGTGTCGCGCTGGCGGTCGGCGTCATCCGGCTCGGCAAGCGCCAGTGCCTGGTGCAGGAACTCCCGGCGATCGAGGGACTCGCCAGGGTCGACGTGGTGTGCGCGGACAAGACCGGCACGCTCACCGAGAACGCGATGCGGCTTTCCGAGGTCCGGGAGATCACGCCGGGCCATCCGGTGGACGACGTGCTGGCCGCGCTCGCCGCCGCCGATCCCCGTCCCAACGCGAGCCTGCAGGCGATCGCCGAGGCGCACGGGACCGATCCGGGCTGGCGGGTCACCACGACCATGCCGTTCTCTTCGGCGCGCAAGTGGAGCGGTGCGTCGTTCGGCGCCGACGGCGACTGGGTCCTCGGCGCGGCCGACGTCCTGCTGCCGGAGGGGGAGCACCGGGCAGAGGCCGAGAAGATCGGCTCGCGCGGTCTGCGCGTCCTGCTGCTGGGCCGTGCCGAGCGGGCCGTCGACGCGGCCGAGGGCCCCGGAAACATCGAACCGGTCGCGCTCGTGGTGCTGGAGCAGAAGGTCCGCCCCGACGCGAAGGACACTTTGGACTTCTTCGCGCATCAGAACGTCGCGGTCAAGGTCATCTCCGGAGACAACGCCATCTCGGTGGGCGCGGTCGCGGGCACCCTCGACCTGCCGGGCGCGGACAAGCCCGTCGACGCGCGGAAACTGCCGGAGGACGCCGAAAAGCTGGCCGACACCGTGGAGGAGCGCGCCGTCTTCGGCCGCGTGACGCCGCTGCAGAAACGCGCGATGGTCGGTGCGCTGCAGTCCAAGGGGCACACCGTCGCGATGACCGGCGACGGCGTGAACGACGTCCTCGCGCTGAAGGACGCGGACATCGGTGTCGCCATGGGCGCCGGCAGCCCGGCCACCCGCGCGGTCGCGCAGATCGTGCTGCTGGACGACAAGTTCGCCACCCTGCCGCACGTCGTCGCCGAGGGCCGGCGGGTGATCGGCAACATCGAGCGCGTCTCGAACCTGTTCCTCACCAAGACGGTCTACTCGGTGCTGCTGGCGCTGATGGTCGGCATCGCGCAGGTGCCGTTCCCGTTCCTGCCGCGGCACATCACGATCACCGCGTGGTTCACGATCGGCCTGCCCGCCTTCGTGCTTTCGCTGGCGCCGAACAACGAACGCGCCCGCAGCGGCTTCGTCGGCCGGGTGATGCGGATGGCCGTGCCCGCGGGCCTGGTCATCGCCGCGGCGACGTTCGTCAGTTACCTGCTGGTCTACAAGGGATCCGGACAGTCCGAACTGGACAAGATCCAGGCTGGGACCACGGCGCTGATCACGCTCATCACGATCGCCCTGTGGGTGCTCGGGATCGTCGCACGGCCGTACCGGTGGTGGAAGATCCTGCTGATCGGCGGGATGGTCGTGCTGACGCTCGCGCTGTTCCTGATCCCGTTCACGCAGAAGTTCTTCGCGCTGGACCCGAGCGTGAGCGCGTACACGCTTTCGGCGTTCGCGTGCGCCGGGGTGGGGATCGTGCTGGTGGAGGCCGCCTGGTGGATCGGGCGGCATCTGGTGAAGCGCTCCGAGGCCTGA
- a CDS encoding PucR family transcriptional regulator: MADATSGRHVPKHHGLSAKTLRRLEHASGRLASASVAVMEERLSWFARLPADQRASVLLITQAGAAGFVDWLRDAKEALSLTTEAFREAPAELSRWVSLRQAVGMVRLAIEVFEEQLPEFAANEAERAALIEGILRYGREIAFAAANSYAAAAEARGAWDARLEALVVDGIVRGDAEEAVLSRAAALGWDPAAPATALVGTPTSDDPPAVVFEVRSRAARVGRPVLLSVQGSRLVVVVAGPTDGSVKDREILTKLSVAFAEGPVVAGPTVPTLAEAHHSATEALSGLRAVVGWPGAPRPARSIDLLPERALSGDPEAERLLVEQIARPLEEAGPALLRTVETYLDSGGVLETCARTLFVHPNTVRYRLRKAAELTGRHAAESRDAWVLKVALTVGRLARARGLW, translated from the coding sequence ATGGCTGATGCGACTTCCGGACGGCATGTGCCCAAGCACCACGGGCTGTCCGCCAAGACCCTCCGGAGGCTCGAGCACGCCTCCGGCCGGCTCGCGAGCGCGAGCGTGGCGGTGATGGAGGAGCGGCTGAGCTGGTTCGCCCGCCTTCCCGCCGACCAGCGCGCGAGCGTCCTGTTGATCACCCAAGCGGGTGCCGCCGGTTTCGTCGACTGGCTCCGCGACGCGAAGGAGGCGCTCTCCCTCACCACCGAGGCGTTCCGCGAGGCTCCCGCCGAACTCTCCCGCTGGGTGAGCCTGCGTCAGGCGGTCGGCATGGTGCGGCTGGCGATCGAGGTGTTCGAGGAGCAGCTGCCCGAGTTCGCCGCCAACGAGGCGGAACGCGCCGCGCTGATCGAGGGGATCCTGCGCTACGGCAGGGAGATCGCGTTCGCCGCCGCCAACTCCTACGCCGCCGCCGCCGAGGCGCGCGGCGCCTGGGACGCGCGGCTGGAGGCGCTGGTCGTCGACGGCATCGTCCGCGGTGACGCCGAGGAAGCGGTGCTCTCCCGTGCCGCCGCGCTCGGCTGGGATCCGGCCGCGCCCGCCACCGCGCTGGTCGGCACCCCGACGTCGGACGACCCGCCCGCCGTCGTGTTCGAGGTGCGCAGCCGCGCCGCCAGGGTGGGCCGTCCCGTGCTGCTTTCGGTGCAGGGATCCCGGCTGGTCGTGGTCGTCGCCGGGCCCACCGACGGGAGCGTCAAGGACCGCGAGATCCTCACCAAGCTGTCCGTCGCCTTCGCCGAGGGCCCGGTCGTCGCCGGGCCGACAGTGCCGACGCTCGCCGAAGCACACCACAGCGCGACCGAAGCGCTCTCCGGACTGCGTGCCGTCGTCGGCTGGCCCGGCGCGCCGCGGCCGGCGAGATCGATCGACCTGCTGCCGGAACGCGCGTTGTCCGGCGACCCCGAAGCGGAACGCCTGCTCGTGGAACAGATCGCCCGGCCGCTGGAGGAGGCGGGCCCGGCGCTGCTGCGGACGGTGGAGACCTATCTCGACAGCGGCGGTGTCCTGGAAACCTGCGCGCGGACGCTGTTCGTGCATCCGAACACCGTCCGGTACCGCCTGCGGAAGGCGGCCGAACTCACCGGCCGCCACGCCGCCGAATCGCGCGACGCCTGGGTGCTGAAGGTGGCGCTGACCGTGGGGCGGCTGGCCCGAGCCCGCGGCCTCTGGTGA
- a CDS encoding acyl carrier protein, protein MADNAEILAGLAEIVEEVAGVAQDDVTAEKSFVDDLDIDSLSMVEIAVQAEDKFGVKIPDDELANLKTVGDAVNYVSANSK, encoded by the coding sequence GTGGCAGACAACGCAGAGATCCTCGCCGGCCTCGCCGAGATCGTCGAAGAGGTCGCCGGTGTGGCGCAGGACGACGTGACCGCCGAGAAGTCCTTCGTGGACGACCTCGACATCGACTCGCTGTCCATGGTGGAGATCGCTGTTCAGGCCGAGGACAAGTTCGGCGTCAAGATCCCGGACGACGAGCTGGCGAACCTGAAGACCGTTGGCGACGCGGTGAACTACGTGTCGGCCAACTCCAAGTAA
- a CDS encoding beta-ketoacyl-[acyl-carrier-protein] synthase family protein: protein MSNIDVVITGMGATTPLGGDVASTWDGLLAGASGIRRIEADWVDELELPVKIGAMLAVDPSEVLPRVQARRLDRCEQVAIIAARQAWADAGFEQPTDEHQDVEPERLGVTIGTGVGGPVTLISQNDLLHKQGLRKVSPLTVPMLMPNGPAAHVGIDLKARAGVHSPASACASGAEGIAAGYEMIRSGRADVVVAGGAESCIHPITLAGFAQARTVSTRNDDPTKASRPFDVNRDGFVLGEGSGVVILERADRAKARNARIYAQLSGYGITSDAYHITGNHPEGIGQITAMRQAMTMAGVSPADVGHVNAHATSTVVGDVGEAAAIRNAVGEHAVVTAPKGALGHLVGGAGAVEGIATILAIYHGLIPATLNLEDLDPKVQLDVVSGEARKVELGAAISNSFGFGGHNTALLFTPAA from the coding sequence ATGAGCAACATCGACGTCGTGATCACCGGGATGGGCGCGACCACGCCGCTCGGCGGGGACGTCGCGTCCACGTGGGACGGACTGCTCGCCGGGGCGAGCGGGATCCGCCGCATCGAAGCCGACTGGGTCGACGAACTCGAGCTGCCGGTGAAGATCGGCGCCATGCTCGCCGTCGACCCGTCCGAAGTCCTGCCTCGGGTCCAGGCCCGGCGGCTGGACCGCTGTGAGCAGGTGGCGATCATCGCCGCCCGCCAGGCTTGGGCGGACGCGGGTTTCGAGCAGCCGACCGATGAGCATCAGGATGTGGAACCCGAGCGCCTCGGGGTGACCATCGGTACCGGTGTCGGCGGTCCGGTCACCCTGATCTCCCAGAACGACCTTCTGCACAAGCAGGGACTCCGCAAGGTCTCCCCGCTGACCGTGCCGATGCTGATGCCGAACGGCCCCGCCGCGCACGTCGGGATCGACCTGAAGGCGCGTGCCGGTGTGCACTCGCCCGCGTCGGCCTGCGCGTCGGGCGCGGAAGGCATCGCCGCCGGCTACGAGATGATCCGCTCGGGCCGCGCCGACGTCGTGGTCGCCGGTGGGGCCGAATCGTGCATCCACCCGATCACCCTGGCGGGCTTCGCCCAGGCGCGGACGGTCTCCACCCGCAACGACGACCCGACGAAGGCGTCCAGGCCGTTCGACGTGAACCGTGACGGTTTCGTCCTCGGCGAGGGCTCCGGTGTCGTGATCCTGGAGCGGGCGGACCGCGCCAAGGCCCGCAACGCGCGGATCTACGCGCAGCTGAGCGGGTACGGGATCACTTCGGACGCCTATCACATCACGGGCAACCACCCGGAGGGCATCGGCCAGATCACCGCCATGCGGCAGGCGATGACGATGGCCGGGGTCTCCCCTGCCGACGTCGGCCACGTCAACGCGCACGCGACCTCGACGGTCGTCGGTGACGTCGGCGAGGCCGCGGCGATCCGTAACGCCGTCGGCGAGCACGCCGTGGTGACCGCCCCCAAGGGCGCGCTCGGCCACCTGGTCGGCGGTGCGGGCGCGGTCGAGGGCATCGCCACGATCCTGGCGATCTACCACGGCCTGATCCCGGCGACGCTGAACCTCGAGGACCTGGACCCGAAGGTGCAGCTCGACGTCGTCTCCGGTGAGGCGCGCAAGGTCGAACTGGGCGCGGCGATCAGCAACTCGTTCGGTTTCGGCGGGCACAACACGGCTCTGCTGTTCACTCCGGCGGCCTGA